A region from the Sorex araneus isolate mSorAra2 chromosome 6, mSorAra2.pri, whole genome shotgun sequence genome encodes:
- the LOC101548188 gene encoding olfactory receptor 4P4-like: MENHRNISEFILLGLSYGYNMKIFCFVFFLFCYIVLLGGNLLIIISVHCSPLFNQPMYYFLIYLSTMDIFYTSTVTPKLIGDLLVERKTISYSSCMLQIFTVHFFGGIEIFILVAMAYDRCIAICKPLHYMLIMSRTRCNLLVLASCVGASIHAIPLFSIAMSLPFCGPNEIDHYFCDVFPLLKVACTDTHMNGVLIIAFSGILSLVVFSILLISYGIILYSLRNQSAEGRQKALSTCGSHITVVILFFSPVIFVYLRPPTTFPEDKILALFYTIIAPMFNPLIYTLRNTEMKNTLKKVWCQTFLSKEAHN, translated from the coding sequence ATGGAAAACCATAGAAACATCTCAGAATTTATTCTTCTAGGACTTTCTTATGGTTACAACATGAAGATATTTTGCTTTGTGTTCTTTCTATTCTGTTACATCGTCCTATTGGGAGGAAACCTTCTCATCATTATCTCTGTTCACTGCAGCCCGCTGTTTAATCAACCAATGTACTATTTCCTTATCTACTTATCTACTATGGACATCTTCTATACCTCCACTGTTACTCCCAAATTAATTGGTGACTTGCTAGTGGAAAGAAAGACCATTTCCTATAGCAGCTGCATGTTACAGATCTTTACGGTGCACTTCTTTGGAGGGATTGAGATCTTCATTCTTGTTGCCATGGCTTATGACCGCTGCATTGCCATCTGCAAACCCCTCCACTACATGCTCATCATGAGCAGGACAAGGTGCAACCTCCTGGTCTTAGCCTCCTGTGTCGGTGCATCGATTCACGCCATTCCTCTTTTCAGTATAGCAATGAGTTTGCCCTTCTGTGGGCCCAATGAAATTGATCATTATTTCTGTGATGTTTTTCCTTTGCTTAAAGTGGCTTGCACTGATACCCACATGAACGGTGTCCTGATAATTGCCTTCTCGGGTATATTGTCCTTAGTTGTTTTCAGCATCTTATTGATTTCCTATGGCATTATATTGTACTCTTTAAGGAATCAGTCAGCAGAGGGAAGGCAGAAAGCCCTCTCTACCTGTGGGTCTCATATCACTGTGGTCATCTTGTTTTTTTCACCCGTTATCTTTGTTTACCTTAGACCTCCGACTACATTCCCTGAAGACAAAATATTGGCCCTATTTTATACCATCATTGCTCCTATGTTCAATCCCCTAATCTACACTCTGAGAAACACAGAGATGAAAAACACACTGAAAaaggtgtggtgtcaaacattcCTTTCCAAGGAAGCACACAACTAG
- the LOC101548456 gene encoding olfactory receptor 4P4-like — protein sequence MENHRNISEFILLGLSYGYNMKIFCFVFFLFCYIVLLGGNLLIIISIYCSPLFNQPMYYFLIYLSTMDIFYTSTVTPKLIGDLLVERKTISYSSCMLQIFTVHFFGGIEIFILVAMAYDRCIAICKPLHYMLIMSRTRCNLLVLASCVGASIHAIPLFSIAISLPFCGPNEIDHYFCDVFPLLKVACTDTHINGVLIIAFSGILSLVVFGILLISYGIILFSLRNQSAEGRQKALSTCGSHITVVILFFSPSVFVYLRPPTTFPEDKILALFYTIIAPMFNPLIYTLRNTEMKNTLKKVWCQAFISKETHN from the coding sequence ATGGAAAACCATAGAAACATCTCAGAATTTATTCTTCTAGGACTTTCTTATGGTTACAACATGAAGATATTTTGCTTTGTGTTCTTTCTATTCTGTTACATCGTCCTATTGGGAGGAAACCTTCTCATCATTATCTCTATTTACTGCAGCCCACTGTTTAATCAACCAATGTACTATTTCCTTATCTACTTATCTACTATGGACATCTTCTATACCTCCACTGTTACACCCAAATTAATTGGTGACTTGCTAGTGGAAAGAAAGACCATTTCCTATAGCAGCTGCATGTTACAGATCTTTACGGTGCACTTCTTTGGAGGGATTGAGATCTTCATTCTTGTTGCCATGGCTTATGACCGCTGTATTGCCATCTGCAAACCCCTCCACTACATGCTCATCATGAGCAGGACAAGGTGCAACCTCCTGGTCTTAGCCTCCTGTGTCGGTGCATCGATTCATGCTATTCCTCTTTTCAGTATAGCAATCAGTTTGCCCTTCTGTGGGCCCAATGAAATTGATCATTATTTCTGTGATGTTTTTCCTTTGCTTAAAGTGGCTTGCACTGATACCCACATCAACGGTGTATTGATAATTGCCTTCTCTGGTATATTATCCTTAGTTGTTTTTGGCATCTTATTGATTTCCTATGGCATTATATTGTTCTCTTTAAGGAATCAGTCAGCAGAGGGAAGGCAGAAAGCCCTCTCTACCTGTGGGTCTCATATCACTGTGGTCATCTTGTTTTTTTCACCTTCTGTCTTTGTTTACCTTAGACCTCCGACTACATTCCCTGAGGACAAAATATTGGCGCTATTTTATACCATCATTGCTCCTATGTTCAATCCCCTAATCTATACTTTGAGAAATACAGAGATGAAAAACACACTGAAAAAAGTGTGGTGTCAAGCTTTCATTTCCAAAGAAACACACAATTAG